Part of the Coccinella septempunctata chromosome 3, icCocSept1.1, whole genome shotgun sequence genome is shown below.
TTATTCAACAGAAACCAATATATTCCGAATAGAAAACTTGGAGGACTCATGATACTCTTTCCGGAAATATATTGTCTTATTTCGGGTACTGTCATTTCAACAACTTCTATAAACTCATCGTCAACCCCACCTCCTTTTGTTACTTGCATATCGTCTTTCACTTCACAATAATAAAGAGTTTGTAAGCTACAGCTGGTTCCTACACCTGAGGCATATGAACTAACAAATTGAATTTGATCACAGGGAACTGAATATCCTGTTTCTTCCAGAATTTCTTCCTTGGCAATCTCCACAGTAGATAATTCCTTATCGATAATACCTGCACAAAGCTCTATACTCATACCTAGAGCTGCTGGATATTTTGCAGTATCTATAATTTCTTTTCTGTCAACCAAGGGGATTTGACTATAGTACACTGCTGGTCTAAACTGTTTAACTAAAACTAAAACATCTCTTGATATATTATAGATGATAATCGCAACGCTATCGTGGACTTCCATCAAGTCCCAGTTCCTTTCAGTACCATTTTCCACAAAGGACATCCTAAAAGGCTTCAAATATATTGATTCCACAAATGGCTTGATTTCCACTTTGCTTATTTTCGACATATTGCTTGGACTGAAATATTCTTCTAACACTACCAAGTCTATAATGTGgataaaaaatgataaaatattagCTAATCAAACGCAAATTTTTATCTTTGATAACAAACACTTAAATCAATGATtaatgattactgaaatctgAACTAAAACGCGAATCGAATATGAAACCACAGAAATTCTGTTTACATCACAGGTAGGTATTATACACCGAATGCAGTAAAAAgtagaatttttaattttgatcaagaataatttttcacttacttCGCTTCTCGCGATGTCTTACCAAAGAGGTCTTGGTCTTACTAAAGAGGTTAATCTTTGGTCTTACCCTCTCCTAAAATATCTGGGGCTAGGCTAGGCCAACTCCATGGGGGCTGCACAGGCATTGACAACATGGTCCTCACCAAGGGCAAAGAtctaatttttccattttgtgGCCACAATCAATACACACAAAAAATTGTAGATGGTGGATTTGATAGAAATATGTGTGACATTTGTGTGAATTATCAATGATCCCCAAATGCGGCTACCAGTTACTAGAGATTAATGAAAATGCGCCTTTATGTATTTATCATGTCTTTCGAAGATTTTTCAATCAAAAACTCCCCATTTGGATTCTTGGATCAGCTGTTCTACACGTTTGATAACTAATATCTCACGTTTGGTCATGCAGGCTACGAATTAGAACTAAGGGGGTCTCCATCTCTATTCTCTAAAGTCTAAACATAGAACTATGAAGAACATCTTGAATTTGAgggaaatttgaaatcaaaACCAATGTAAGCGAAGTAAATATACCAATTTATTTATATATCAGTCTTTTAAACTTCAGTTTTCGTCAAAGGACGAATATTATCACACAGAGACAATCAAAAACATCCACAAGTACACAACGGAATTTATAATTCAAATAGACCAATTTTGTAGACTTTGGAAGCCAAGATTTTCATCGTCATGAAATAACTactgagaaaaataaaaatagtatTGACATTTGTAAAAATCCAGTCTATATCAATTAAAGCAAACAGTACAGATATTGAATGCTATAAATAAATCTCAAGATATAATATAAAATCTATATGTTATAATGTGTCACAGAAAATAAAGTAAAATATCTGCCAGcagttatttttatatttaaagATAAGTAGTAGAAAATTGAACGTCCAGTATGAGACTTAAAGTCTACAAAGTAATTTTAGTTTAGTATATCGTGAAAACCTAATGAGACATTCATTACCGAAATGAATTATCGAATAGATTATCAAGTTTTTGCATTACACTATTTGAACATCAAGATAAAATTGAAACTGACAACACAACAAGAATCTTATATAGCAAAATCATTCACatgattaataaaaaaattttcatcattttgatTTACAACTTTCGATGTCTTAGagtgaatataaaaatataaatctacTTGAATAACTCCTAGAAAACTTCAATATACGATGAATGGCGCAGTTTAAAAATGATTGGACAttgaattgaacaaaaaattcaacgtTACAT
Proteins encoded:
- the LOC123309145 gene encoding uridine diphosphate glucose pyrophosphatase NUDT14-like, encoding MSKISKVEIKPFVESIYLKPFRMSFVENGTERNWDLMEVHDSVAIIIYNISRDVLVLVKQFRPAVYYSQIPLVDRKEIIDTAKYPAALGMSIELCAGIIDKELSTVEIAKEEILEETGYSVPCDQIQFVSSYASGVGTSCSLQTLYYCEVKDDMQVTKGGGVDDEFIEVVEMTVPEIRQYISGKSIMSPPSFLFGIYWFLLNKAKAEV